The window TCATCAAATGAGACTGTAATGGCATTCTTGATATTAAAGTTGTGTGTGTTACCGGTAGACCATTATTTTGTACGACAGACGTCTAAGTGCTGTACTGAGTTTATGGAGGCCGTTCAGGCCGGTGTAGAAGAGGACACCCTGGTCAAAGGTATTGCAGAGGACAAGAACCCATTCAAGGAGTTGAAAGGTGGATGTGTCGTCTGCTGAAGAGGACAGGAAGAACAGATAAGACCCCCTCTAGTGCCCAAGGACATTCCCCCTACCCAGGAAACATTGCTGGATCACCATTAGCCAACCAAgaagaaacaaaaaacaaaaaaaatgaatttaaatTTCTGAATATATACAAACCTCATGAACCCATGTAAATTCATCTCCCTGAATTGATGCAGTAAATAAGAGTAGTTTTTGGCAATGATTGTCAGAGCTTTGTTGGATGGTTTATTTGTCAGTAAAGTGCTTGTCTCCCATATCTTTAGTGTGCACCATCTGTTTCGTTATTAGATGAAACCAAAGTCATTAAATGAGCTTGTTTACAACTACAAGTCACCTGGGCTGTTTTCAAAGACTAAATAGCTGTTGAGCTCATATATTATaactgatatacagtaccagtcaaaagtttggacacacctactcattacagggtttttctttatttggactattttctacattgtagcttggcattctctcaaccagcttcaactggaatgcttttccaacagtcttgaaggagttcccacaaatgctgagtacttgttggctgcttttccttccctctgcagtccaactcatcccaaaccatctcaattgggttgaggttgggtgattgtggaggccaggtcatctgatgcagcactccatcactctccttcttggtcaaataatcCTAACACatcctggaggtatgttgggtcattgtcctgttgaaaaacaaatgatggccccactaagcgcaaaccagatgggatggcgtatcgctgcagaatgctgtggtagccatgttggttaagtgtgtcttgaattctaaataaataacaggCAGTGTTACCAGTAAAGCACCCctacatcatcacacctcctcctccatacttcacggtgggaaccacacaggcagagctcatccgttcacctactctgtctcacacaaagacacggtggttggaaccaaaaatctcaaatttggactcatcagaccaaaggacagatttccactaatCTCATGTCCATtgcttcttggcccaaacaagtctcttcttattattggtgtcctttagtagtggttcctttgcagcaattcgaccatgaaggcctgattcacagtctcctctgaacagttgatgttgagatgtgtctgttacttgaactctgtgaagcatttatttgggctgcaatttctgaggctggtaactctaatgagcgtatcctctgcagaagaggtagctctgggtcttcctttcctgtggcggtcctcatgagagccagtttcatcatagtgcttgatggtttttgcgactgcacttgaagaaactttaaaagttcttgaaatattacGGATTTACTGAGcttcatgtcataaagtaatgatggactgttgtttctctttgcttatttgagctgttcttgggcTATCTTCAGtgtaccaaccctaccttgtcacaacacaactgattgtctcaaactcattaaggaaagaaatgcAACAATGGAACTTTAAACAAGgcactgttaattgaaatgcattccaggtaactacct of the Oncorhynchus tshawytscha isolate Ot180627B linkage group LG31, Otsh_v2.0, whole genome shotgun sequence genome contains:
- the LOC112229487 gene encoding guanine nucleotide-binding protein G(T) subunit gamma-T1-like, with the protein product MPGVINMDELTDVDKAEMERDQKKIEVKLERWLTSKCCTEFMEAVQAGVEEDTLVKGIAEDKNPFKELKGGCVVC